GGCCTGATGGGTCCCCATGGCGGCACGAATGACATGGCGATGTTTACTCACGATTTGTTCGCCGATGTCGTGCTTGCGTCGTCGCAGAATGATCGGAGCCATCATTTTCCAGAGGCGGTGAACATTGCAGACATTGGGGGTGAGCTTTTTATAGCGGGGGTTCCGGCGTTTCTTGGCGGACAGATTATGTTCGCTAACGAGAAATTCTTCGGCGAAGTCACCACGATCAGCGGAACTGTTGGCATAGGGGAAGCGGGCATGAGCCTCTTCGCGCCCACCGGTCACCCACCAGGCCAGCCGGAAAATGTCGGGCAGGCGATTCTTGATGGGAGTGGCAGTGGAGACCAGGCGATATTTAGGGGTAAGTTGGCGTACGCCCAGCCCGACCAGGGTATTCTCCCCTTTCATGCGGGTGCCTTCATCCACAGCAACACAGGTGAAGGAGTTAAAGCAGAGGTCAGCCAGGGTGGGTGCATAGATGCACTTGACGCGGCGCTGATTGGGGAGAGAACTGGTGTCACCAATATGCCGGGTGTATTCAAAGTAGGTGTGGGTAGCAAATCTGGAGGTGATGATGTCCCGGTTGTTTGGCGGAAGTTCCGAATAGAGCGGATTGTTGGCGTCAATATGGAACGGGGCGAGTTGCTCGTAGGCTGCGTGGATGGCATGCTGGGCGAATTCGCTGGCGTTACAGGTCAGGCGACGCAAGCGCATTTGCAGGGTGGGCAAAGAGTCTTCCGGAGAACTTTCCAGGAGTTCGTAGTAACGGCGCAGGTGGTGGCCGCGTCGAGCATAGTATTCCGCGACATGGTCCTGATTGAGACTGAAAAAGGCCAACCAGGACTCGGCGGGCATCTTGGCTACATCGGGAACTTCGGGGACGCCATTGGTGGAAAGCTGGGTGTAGCTGGTTATATAGAACCCAGCCGGCAAGGAACGCTGTCCATCAACAGGTGACAGGGTGCTGAGTTGCAGGAAGGCAGCCTGGGAATCGAGCTTGATGAAGCGGATACGGAAATGGGTCCAAGCTTCATCAGCCATTTGAGCATGGAGATCGCCAGGGGCGACGATCAGACAGGGGGCTTTTGGTAACAGCGTACCGCCCTTGAATTCGTGGCCAGCCTTGAGCATGGACCAAAGGAGGAATGCCCAGGTTTTGCCGAGCCCGGTATCCCAAGCGAGGATGGCGCCGTCGTGGAGCGCAAGGCGTGCGAGGTCTTGTTTTTGGAATGGTTTGAGTTGCATTGTTTTTTGGGGTTAGGAGTTTGGAGTATTAGTTAGACTGCGGTAGTCCGAGCAGACAACCATTGGGTGACGGTGGAATTATTGAGAACTTTGGCTACGTTGCCACACTGCCAGAGGCCGGAACTAATTACCGTTTTGCCGTGCCCGGCAGCGATGGTCTTGCCAGCGCCATTTTTCGTGGGGATCTGGCGCTGGTTCAGGTCCTTGGCAATCGCGCCGTAGGACCAACCAGCAACGCGTAATCGGTGCATATGTAGAATCCAGGATTGCTGTTGGGGATTATCCACCACTTTACGGATGCGGGTGCCTTTGCTGGTGACCTGGCCGGTCTCGATGGCATCCCAGCCATAGGGTACAGTGCCCGTCAGTTCAGATTTGCGGCGTTTATGTTCCAGGGTGGTACGAATACGCTCGCGCGTGATGGAGACTTCAATCTGCGCCAAGGCGGCAAAGATCTGAATCATGAACATCCCCCATGGCGAACGCGTGTTGAGGGTCATGCCACCCAAGTTAAGAATATGCAGGGAAAACTGGGGGATGCGGTGAAGATCTTCCACAGTAGCGATGACATCTGAGGCAGAACGCCCCAAACGATCAATTTTAGGGATAATTAAGTTGATGATTGCACCGGGATGATCGCGGGTGAACGCCTGGATACGGCGCAATATCTCGCAGCCCTTGGGACGGGCAGAGAACTGGAGACGGCCAGAGACATCTTCCTCACCGTAGAGTTCCAGCCTAGTGAGGTGGTTGGCGGTGCAATAGGCTTCCATTTCATGGCGCTGAATGTCCACCGAGTTATCCTGCTTATCAGTGGAACATCGGGCATAGCCGATGGTGAGGCATTGGGCGGTTGCTGAGGGAAGAGTTGGAATCATAGGTTTTGAATATCAGATGACTGAGAGTATCGGGATGGAGTTGCACAGGGTTTCAATGGTGTCGAGCATAGTCAGGTTGGCTTGGTATTGGATGGGATTCAAGGTGGCCACATCTTTGACTTCCGGGATCATGAAGCAGCGAGTGAGGTCATGTAGGTTGAAATCAATGAGTTCACTGGCCTTGGTGGTATTGGAGCGGATGCCATGGAGTTTTGCACCGGCCTCCTTGAGGCGGTCCTCCATAAACAGCATTTCTGCACCATGACAGTTGGTGATGAAGAAGGCCAATTCTTGGCCGCAATAGGCCACCTCTTCAATTTCGCCCTCCAGATTGCACTTCGTGCCGGGACGGGTGATGGAAACAGTTTGGGAGCGCAGCTTGTAGCTGTCTCCCGCACGGAAAACAACGATATGGTCGGGAGTGGCAAGGTCGCGGATACAGCAAATAGAGTCTTCTTCATCCAGATAGCCAAGGCGCTGAATAGCGGGGAGTGGATAAAGTGGGGCGCGTTCCGCATGGTAGGCCAGAATCGCGGATTGGACGGCGGTGATCAGTTCGGGATGGACGCGCCAGGCAGGATGTTCAACGGTTAGGCCACAGTGGCGCAAGAGTTCATCACGTTGGGCGCGTTGCATGACAACCTGCATGGGACGGCGACCATTGAGGGTGAAGAGTTTTTCGGCGTCACGCTTGTTGACCTGGTTAGAATGCTGTTGGAACAAACTGAGGTTGGTGCTGATGAATCCGTTGGTATCCAGGACCAGATTCCATTCGGCTTTGGCTTTGGCGTAGCGAATTTTGTATTCGTCCGCAGCGGCGTTCCAGAGCACACTGACTTCCTGCGTATAGAGATAGTCACGAACTTCGGTACCACGGCGATGGCGGAAGCGGTTGATACAAGTGAGCTCGCCATGTGCTTGCAGGATATTGGCGGGCAGAGAAATTTCATGGCAGGGGCCGTAATGCGATCGGGCAAAGTACAGAATGCCGGTACGGTACTCCGAGTCGGAGTTATTATCCTTGGTGGCAATGCAGATGTTGCCTGGAATGACGGCATGGAGCCAGCAATGCTCGGCTAAGGCATGATGGGGGGCGTTGGGTTGCAGAATGAGGCGTTGAAGAGTGGATTCATTGGCGATCAGGTATCCTTCCCCATACTGGCTGCACCTATCCAGGGCGATCATTAGCGTGGCGACTGTGGAATCAATCGTGTCCTTGGAAATGCGGGGATCATGGTTGGCAAAAGCATCTTGGACTGAAGACAAGCTACTTTTGGCCAAGGCGGAAAGGCGATCACGATGCCAATGGAGATCGAAGGGCGGATTCAGGGTGAACAGATCGGCTTCAAAATCCAACTCCTTGAGCAGTGGGTAGAGCAGCGTGAGATCGGCCTGTGTAAACCAGGTTTCAACGCTTTTGCGGCACGTGGTGATTTCGGGAAGCGGTTTCAGCGAATCAATGTCAGCCCCTAGCAAATGTTCAGTCGTGGAGTTGGACGCTCCGGCCAGCAGGGCCGCATTTCCGTGGCAAAGATCAATGATCGTCTGGCGAAATCGGGGCAGCGGCTCCGCCAGGGCTTTGGCCCATGGGTAGGGGGTGAAGTATTGCGCCTGGCCTTTGGCGGCAGCGTTGGTGGCAGACTCAAGAAACTCCTGGAAGATTTCAGGATTAATGTTTGTTTTTTGCATAAGCCTAAGATTGGTTGTCGGCGAGGTATTGGTATTCGGCCAAACGAGTTTTTGTGTCGGTGATTTGCTGGCGCAAGTCGGTCATAAGCTGCTCCCCTTCGTTCGAGGGGTGTGCCTCTGCCCGAGCGATAGCGCGCGTGAACTCTTGGCGCAGGTGAGCAAGACGCTGGGTCATGGCCTCAATGCCGGCAGCCGGGCTCATTCGAGCTGGTTTGCCTCGGGCGGATTCAACCTCCATAAGCCATTCAACGGCCGGCAGATCGGTATCTGTATTATTGTGTTTCATAGTGCATAGGCTGATTTTTTGTGACCAGGACTCAAAGGCCCAGGTGATCGGAATGGATTTTAGAATTCCTCTCATACATATATGCGCCCCGGAAGGGACAAACGGAAAACGGGTTAATAAAAGTGGCCCAGTTCACGCAGGCTACAGAATTTTCCGGGCAGGTGGGTGGTAACGACGTGGTCCAGGAGATCCAAGCGCAGGAGTTGGCCGGCGCGGATCAGGTCCCGGGTTACGCGAATGTCGGCATCGGACGGCGAGGGATCGCCGCTTGGATGGTTATGAAGGAGGACAATGGCGCTGGCGCTGGCAATGATGGCGGGCCGGAAGATTTCACGGGGATGGGTCAGCACGGTGTTCAAGGTGCCGATGGAGACCAGGTGATAGCCACGGAGTTTTCGACGGGTGTTCAGCAGGAGCACGTACATGCATTCGACCTCGGGGTTATGGCGGGGATCGGTGGTGATGGTTTCCAGGTAAAAGCGATGGATACAGGCCGGCGTATCCATGTCGCTCTCGGAGATGAAGGTTTCGCGCAGCGCCTCGACTTTGTATTCTTCCACCCGATAGACCGGGCAGGCGGGTAGGCGTGGCGAGCGGCGGGGTTTGGCGGCAAACTCCAGTTCGGGGAAGAGGGGGGTAGCGGTCATAAAATTACCTTTCGGATTGCCAGTGCCTGGTGGCGGAAGCGAGGACGGATTCGACCGAGATGCCTTCGCGGTCGCACAGGTGGAACAAGTTGGCCAGGGTATCCACCAGCGGTGTTTCGTAATCGCCGTTGGCCAGGCTGCCCGGCGCGTCGGGGTGAACCATCAAGGATTCCACCGCCACGCTAGCGCGCTCACCGTTGGTGTAGTCGCTGCTAACAGTTTTGCCGGGCTTGAATTTGAATGTATCTGGTGGGGTGGTGGGTGGTTGATTAAGCATAGGGTTAGGATCGTTTCATGGTGGCTTGGGCTTGCATGGCCAGTTCAGCGTCCAAGAGGGCAGCCCGAACGTTTCCACATGCAAAAGTGGATATTTGGGAAGCAGTAGCTTCGTCCAGTCCGTAGCTGACCAACAGCCCGTGGATGTCGGCGGCTGTCGGTGGTTTCACGTCGAAGAATTTCCAGCGGGACTGGAACCGGGATTCGAGTTCGTTGAGTTTGCAGTTACTGGTACAGACGATCGCAGTACCGGTGGGCTGGTCATCCAAGAGAGTGAGCAGGCGGACCTGAGCCTTGGGAGTACACTGGTCAATTTCTTCAAACCAGATGAACTTCCATTCGGAAAAAAGATCCCGCAGATGGAGGCTGCTGGCGAGGTTCTCCACAGTTTCCAAGTCCACCTGGGAACCGTTGAGTTTGACGGTAGACCACTTTGGATGGCATTTGAGCTGATGTTGCATGTAGCGCGCCAAGGCGCTCTTGCCTGTGCCTGGCGGTCCCAGGAAGATCATTTTGATGGGGGCTCGATCGTTTTCATTGGCACACCGGATGGCTTCGTCCAAGAGTGGAGCGATATGACGCGCTGGTCCGACAAAGTCGCCATGGGTAAGCGGGGTATGGTTTGAGGGAAGTTTCATAATGGTGGAATACGGATTATGGGTTGTTTGGATTAAGCCAGGCCGGCCATGGCCAGTCGCCAGTCATCGGGTACAATGGATGCTGGGAAGACCACCGCTGGAATGATGATGGGTTCAGGTTCGGGGAGTTGAATGATGGGGTTGGAGGTGATGCATACCGTTGACGTGTCCTGCACCGGCTGATTCTTTGGTTCGGCGGGTTCCATCTGAACAGGCTCCGCCACGCCAGCGAATTGTTGGGCGGCCTGTTTGTCTGGAAACATGAAACCACGGATCTCAACGGGACCATAACTGGAATACCAGCCGCCGAGTTTGCGAGCCTGTCCCAGGAGTGCCAGGTAGGTAGAATGGTCCACGCGCTCAGAAAGGCGGACCACGAAGACGGGCGCCTGGCGTTTGGTATGCCAGATTTCCGTGATGGTCATGCCAGGAACCTTGCCGATGGGGGTAACAGCACTGGGGACAGCGACAGGTTTGGAGTAATCGGGCAGCCGAATCTCCACGTTAGGAGTAAAACAGAGCGGGAATTTTTCACTCCACTTGTTGTAATAGACGCGCCAGCCGGATACGCAACCATCACGAAGATAGTAACCCCTACCCCATGCCCACTTATCGCGGTGTTCGGCCTTGGCGGTGGCGGTGGCCAAAAAGGCGGTCTCGGGAAAGGTGGCGGCAGCAGCGCGGAGTTGCTTGAAGCAATCCCTGGAACCGCGCCGCCAGCCAATAATAGCGGAGCGTTTTACGATGTAATCAAAGTTATCGTATTGCGCCTCAGGGGAAACGGCTTCCAGATCAGCCATAATAGCGGCAGTCGCCCATTCCGGACGCTGACTGACAATCAAGGTGGTGTGTTTGCGGGTGGCTTCGGTCTCATCGGTTTCCTGTTTGCGGATGCCGTCGCAGACAGGATCGTTTCCGCACCTGTCATACGGTGGTGGTGCCTCGGGTTGGGCGGTGAGTGTCGGCAGCGGCGTTTTTGGCGCCGGGGTTATGATTTTGA
This sequence is a window from Verrucomicrobiota bacterium. Protein-coding genes within it:
- a CDS encoding JAB domain-containing protein; translation: MTATPLFPELEFAAKPRRSPRLPACPVYRVEEYKVEALRETFISESDMDTPACIHRFYLETITTDPRHNPEVECMYVLLLNTRRKLRGYHLVSIGTLNTVLTHPREIFRPAIIASASAIVLLHNHPSGDPSPSDADIRVTRDLIRAGQLLRLDLLDHVVTTHLPGKFCSLRELGHFY
- a CDS encoding AAA family ATPase is translated as MKLPSNHTPLTHGDFVGPARHIAPLLDEAIRCANENDRAPIKMIFLGPPGTGKSALARYMQHQLKCHPKWSTVKLNGSQVDLETVENLASSLHLRDLFSEWKFIWFEEIDQCTPKAQVRLLTLLDDQPTGTAIVCTSNCKLNELESRFQSRWKFFDVKPPTAADIHGLLVSYGLDEATASQISTFACGNVRAALLDAELAMQAQATMKRS
- a CDS encoding recombinase family protein; this encodes MIPTLPSATAQCLTIGYARCSTDKQDNSVDIQRHEMEAYCTANHLTRLELYGEEDVSGRLQFSARPKGCEILRRIQAFTRDHPGAIINLIIPKIDRLGRSASDVIATVEDLHRIPQFSLHILNLGGMTLNTRSPWGMFMIQIFAALAQIEVSITRERIRTTLEHKRRKSELTGTVPYGWDAIETGQVTSKGTRIRKVVDNPQQQSWILHMHRLRVAGWSYGAIAKDLNQRQIPTKNGAGKTIAAGHGKTVISSGLWQCGNVAKVLNNSTVTQWLSARTTAV
- a CDS encoding SNF2-related protein, which codes for MQLKPFQKQDLARLALHDGAILAWDTGLGKTWAFLLWSMLKAGHEFKGGTLLPKAPCLIVAPGDLHAQMADEAWTHFRIRFIKLDSQAAFLQLSTLSPVDGQRSLPAGFYITSYTQLSTNGVPEVPDVAKMPAESWLAFFSLNQDHVAEYYARRGHHLRRYYELLESSPEDSLPTLQMRLRRLTCNASEFAQHAIHAAYEQLAPFHIDANNPLYSELPPNNRDIITSRFATHTYFEYTRHIGDTSSLPNQRRVKCIYAPTLADLCFNSFTCVAVDEGTRMKGENTLVGLGVRQLTPKYRLVSTATPIKNRLPDIFRLAWWVTGGREEAHARFPYANSSADRGDFAEEFLVSEHNLSAKKRRNPRYKKLTPNVCNVHRLWKMMAPIILRRRKHDIGEQIVSKHRHVIRAAMGTHQAETYKYHLRASYLDKNGRPAPGAKLQALRMAAAAPHAENLVPVLNGKGSHRSHTGYIPKIASALNLINQILRRGEQVVVGSAFIEPLNTLSCLLKEANVRHLRMDGSVSQTRRGMLSAQFKQGGPKYNPHASAKNLYPVTLAGVESCAEGHNWSRGKNVILIGFSAYP